Part of the Candidatus Chlorohelix allophototropha genome, CTCAAAATTGTCAGAAAAAAGCGTATTAGCCGTCTGCATCTGCATAGGTCTGGGTGTAGGGGTACCTGCTGAGCTACTTTGCGCGAACACACTAATAGCGGTTATGAGCAGAATCGTCAGGATAAAGCCCACCATCAGATATAACAGATTGCGCTTCCAAAGGGGGATAAATTCCGACCTTTCACATGAGAGGCTTTCCCAATCATAATCGGATTCGACATACTCTTCCGGTGTTTCCGATGGTACTGGTTCGGTTGCTACTGCCGCAGACTCTACCGGAGCGCTATCATAACGAGAAAAAGGCTCAGGTGCGATTTGGGTGCGCAATGAGTCGTATTGAGTACGCTGCAAGGGGTCTTTAAGCACCGCAAAAGCGCGGTTAATTTCCTGCATTCGTTCGGTAGATGGCGAAGTAGGGTTGCGATCGGGATGGTATTTTAACGCCAAGCGACGGAAAGCGGCTTCGATCACCTCGAATTCAGCCCTAGGGCTGACCTGTAAGATTTCGTAAAGGTCGTGAGCAAGCCATTCATCAGTATTAGGTATATACCGGGATTGTTCCGCAGTAGATTGCATTTAAGCTTATCCTGACTATTGGTTTTGAATTTTAACCTGAGACACAGCAGAGAATAAATGTTCTAGTAATTATACGAACATCCTTTCTATATGTCAAGTAGTCAGAGCAAATTTGAACGGGGTTGGAACGAAATTGACTTCAGCCAAACCATCTAGTATAATTAACGTTCGCAAGTTTGCGTGGTTTTTTTATGTATAGGCATAAAGATTATCCGGAGGAAAGAATCTCGTGGTAAAAATCAGGTTGATGCGGTTGGGTCGGAAGAAGATGCCGGTGTACCGCTTAGTGGTCACTGAAAGCGCTTCGGCTCGTAACGGTCGCTTCATCGAAACAATCGGAACTTATAACCCTATCGGCGCTACTGAAACTGTTCAATTGAATAGCGAGCGTGCGAAATATTGGATTAGCGTTGGCGCACAGCCTACCGCCGCCGCTGCCGGTATTCTCCGTCGGAATGGTGTCGAATTCAAAGGACATCCCAAAGGCGAATACGTAGCCGCAGATTCCAAGTAATTAAATTTGCCTTAGCGGCAAGGAGATATCTGGTGAAAGATCTCATCCTGTATGTGGCACAATCACTGGTGGATAACCCGCAAGAAGTGCATGTCCGTCAGATTGATAGCAGCCGTTCTATAATTATAAAACTTTCAGTCGCGCCGGAAGATATGGGCAAGGTAATCGGAAAGCAAGGGAAAATTGCCAAGTCTTTGCGTACCTTACTATCAGTAGCGGCTGCTCGTGAAGGCAAGCGCGCCACACTGGAAATCCAGTCTTAATCTCAAACCGGAGTTCTGATGCCACAAAAAAAAGGTTCGCGCCCCTATT contains:
- a CDS encoding DnaJ domain-containing protein produces the protein MQSTAEQSRYIPNTDEWLAHDLYEILQVSPRAEFEVIEAAFRRLALKYHPDRNPTSPSTERMQEINRAFAVLKDPLQRTQYDSLRTQIAPEPFSRYDSAPVESAAVATEPVPSETPEEYVESDYDWESLSCERSEFIPLWKRNLLYLMVGFILTILLITAISVFAQSSSAGTPTPRPMQMQTANTLFSDNFEEVGTANWTLDEPWHLTTRMSASGSYALWFGEENYGRYRIGLNTSATLLRPLDLGGIEHPALSFQITGQTDSPQRASDQDTLLVEIAQAGQAFTTVETISGLISNWETMRVDLSKWSGKVIQVRLRFVSGAGNVGNGYAGFFVDDFRIER
- the rpsP gene encoding 30S ribosomal protein S16 encodes the protein MVKIRLMRLGRKKMPVYRLVVTESASARNGRFIETIGTYNPIGATETVQLNSERAKYWISVGAQPTAAAAGILRRNGVEFKGHPKGEYVAADSK
- a CDS encoding KH domain-containing protein, translating into MKDLILYVAQSLVDNPQEVHVRQIDSSRSIIIKLSVAPEDMGKVIGKQGKIAKSLRTLLSVAAAREGKRATLEIQS